A single Flavobacterium sp. 1 DNA region contains:
- a CDS encoding endonuclease/exonuclease/phosphatase family protein translates to MKNLSWFNKGMYLLNLVLIVLTFIAYLLPFLAPKIFPFLSVLTLFMPLFLLANGLFFLYWGIQFKKRMILSGLVLLIGITFFNKFYKFSAKEFKESDKDFTIMSYNVRLFNVFKWLDRDDIPDTILEFINTQNPDILCIQEFSNSANIDLKVYPYKYVLMEGKQIKTGQAIFSKFPIIDQGLIVFPHSNNNVVFADIKKGKDIIRVYNMHLQSIKISPEVGEISENIDVIDQQKSKYLYSRISKAFKQQQEQAAIFKEHEKDCKYPIIICGDMNNSAFSYVYRNIKGKLRDSFEEAGKGFGATYKFKYYPARIDYIFADETMEVKQFESFPDFQNSDHYPIMAKLSMQ, encoded by the coding sequence ATGAAGAACCTTTCATGGTTTAATAAAGGAATGTATCTTTTGAATTTAGTGCTTATAGTGCTAACATTCATCGCTTATCTGCTGCCTTTTTTGGCACCAAAAATCTTTCCGTTTTTATCGGTATTAACTTTATTCATGCCTTTATTTCTTTTAGCTAATGGATTGTTCTTTCTGTATTGGGGAATTCAGTTTAAAAAGCGCATGATTTTGTCAGGTTTAGTTCTTTTGATTGGAATTACTTTTTTTAATAAGTTTTATAAATTTTCTGCTAAAGAATTTAAGGAAAGCGACAAGGATTTTACCATTATGAGCTATAATGTGAGACTGTTTAACGTTTTTAAGTGGTTAGACCGCGATGATATTCCAGATACAATTTTAGAATTTATCAATACTCAAAATCCCGATATATTGTGCATTCAGGAGTTTTCAAATTCAGCTAATATTGACCTGAAAGTATATCCTTATAAATATGTTTTGATGGAAGGAAAACAAATTAAAACTGGTCAGGCAATATTTTCTAAATTTCCTATTATCGATCAAGGACTCATTGTATTTCCTCATTCAAACAATAATGTAGTTTTTGCTGATATAAAGAAAGGGAAAGACATCATTAGAGTATACAATATGCATCTGCAGTCAATAAAAATTTCACCGGAAGTAGGTGAAATTTCAGAAAATATTGATGTAATTGATCAGCAGAAATCCAAATATCTTTATAGCCGAATCAGTAAAGCTTTTAAACAGCAGCAGGAACAGGCGGCTATTTTTAAAGAACATGAAAAAGATTGTAAATATCCTATTATCATCTGTGGCGACATGAATAACAGTGCTTTTTCGTATGTATACCGCAATATAAAAGGGAAATTGAGAGACAGCTTTGAAGAGGCTGGCAAGGGCTTCGGGGCGACTTATAAATTTAAATATTATCCAGCTAGAATAGATTATATTTTTGCTGATGAAACTATGGAAGTGAAGCAGTTCGAGAGTTTTCCCGATTTTCAAAACTCAGACCATTATCCTATTATGGCAA